The Polyangia bacterium DNA segment GCGGCCGATCAGCAGCTGCGCCAGCTCTTGGTTGCCCTCCATCAGCGACGCCTTGCTGCGCACCGAGGCCGCCACCGCGTAGCGATAGCCGTAATAAGCCAGGGCGACGGCTGCGACGATGATGGCCGGAAAAACCAGCGCCAGAATCAAGGACACGCGGGAGTCTCGTCGCAGCACGCGTCTTTAGCATTGCACAACCGCCGACAGCCGGACCAGGAAACCACTAGACTGCCGCCATGATTCCCCGAAGGCTTCCTCGCACGATGCGCCAGCGCTCGAAGTTCGGGCGTCTTCTCGAACGATGGTCGTACCAAGTGACGCTTTGGACCGGCAGCTCGACGGCGTTTGCCCTGGCGGTGCTGGTGATCGTGGGCTGGCTGGTGACCGGGCCGATCTTTCGTTTCTCCGACACCTGGCAGCTGGTCATCAATACAGGCACCACCATCGTGACGTTCCTGATGGTGTTCCTGATCCAGCGCTCGCAGAACAAGGATTCGCTGGCCATCCAGCTCAAGCTCAACGAGCTGGTGGCCGCCATGCAAGGGGCCAGCAATCACCTCATCGACGTCGAAGATCTGACCGAACAGGAGCTGCGCGCTTTGCACCGTCACTATCGCAAGCTGGCGCAGATAGCCCGCCAGTCGGGCGACGTGCTGGCTTCGCACTCGATCGAGGAAGCAGCCCAGCGGGCACGACGAAAGCACCAGGCGCCCCCCGGTCTTTAAAGTCGAGGCGCGCGCCGCGCCCGGTCTCACCAGCTGGCTGACCGGACGAAATCGGCCGGTTTGGCGCTTTTCAAGGCAGCCGGCCGATCTGCCGATTGCCGGCCACAGTCGTGTGTCCGTCCGCCCTAACCCACACCAGCCCGCCCGCGGGTGACGATCGCGTGCTCGAGCGCGGGGCGGCCATCGGGCGCTTCTTCGTCCTGGGCTTGCTGGGCAAAGGCGGCATGGGCGAGGTCTACGCCGCCCACGATCCGGAGCTGGATCGCAAGGTGGCGATCAAACTTCTGCGCGCCGGCGCGGCCAGCGAATCGCCCGAGGGCCGCCTGCGCCTGATGCGCGAAGCGCAGGCCATCGCCCGGGTCTCGCACCCGAGCGTGGTGGTGGTTTACGACGTCGGCATGTTCGGCGAGCGCGTGTTCATCGCCATGGAGTTGGTCGAAGGGCACACGCTGCGCTTCTGGGCACACGCCCAGCATCGGCCGTGGCCCGCGGTGGTTGACGTGTTCGCTGCCGCCGGTCGGGGACTGGCCGCCGCCCACGAACGCGATCTGGTCCACCGTGATTTCAAGCCCGACAACGTGATGATCACCGCCGACGGCAAGGTGCGGGTCATGGACTTTGGTCTGGTGCAGATGCGCGGCGATCGCACCGGCGCGACACCCCTGCCGACGGCGGCGGCCGAGGCGCGCCGCACGCCCAGCGGCTTTCCGGCCGCGCGCCCCAGCCTCGAGATGACCGAAGAGGATTTGCTGGTCACCCGGCCGTCCATCCTCGCCACGACGACCCCGTCTTCGCAGCCAGGCGGCGCCATTGGCCTCGAGCTGACCCGCGATGGAACGAGCATGGGAACGCCCGCATACATGTCGCCCGAGCAGTTTCGTAACCAGCCCACCGACGCGCGCACTGATCAGTTCAGCTTCTGCGTGTCCCTCTACGAGACCATCTACAGCGAAAGGCCCTTCGCCGGAACCAACGAGGCCGCGCTGGCCGACGCCGTGATCAACGAACACGTGCGTTCGGCGCCGCCCGGCAGCGATGTCCCCGACTGGGTTCGCGCGGCGTTGCTGCGCGGACTGCGCGCCGATCCCGACCAGCGCTGGCCGTCGATGAACGCCCTGCTGGACACGCTGGACAAGCACCCCGCCATCGAGAGCCGCCGCCGTTTTCTGGCCGCCGCCACCGACAAGTTGGCCGGCGTCTGGCACCTGCCGGGTGGCGCTGCCCTGGACACGCTGGCCCGCCGCGAGATGCGGCGGGCGTTCCTGGCCAGCGGGCGATCCTATGCCGGCACGGCGTTCGACCACGCCTGCGCCATCCTGGATCGTTATGCTCAGCGCTGGGCGCAGCTTTACGTCGAATCGTGCGAGGCCACCCACGTGCGCGCCGAGCAATCAGCCGAGGTGCTGGATCTGCGCATGGCTTGTCTGCAGGAAGGACTGCAGGATCTGGCGGCGCTGGTGCGGATGTTTCGCCAGGCCACCGCCGCCGCCGTCGACAATGCCGTCAACGCCGCCAACGCCCTGGGCAACCTCGAGCGCTGCGAGAACATCGAGCTTCTGCGCGCCGTCGTCCGTCCGCCCACCGACGCCGCCACCCGCGAACGGGTCGAAAGCCTGCGCCAGCGACTGGCCGACGTGCGCGCCCGGGGCCGCGTTGGCCGCATCGCCGAAGCCCTGACTGCGATGGCGCCGCTTGCGACCGAGGCGCGCGCCATCGGGTATGGGCCCCTTCTGGCCGACGTGCTGCACGCCTGCGCGCGGTTGCACGAAGATCAAGGCGCCACCGAAGAGGCCGCGCGCTTCAGCGAGGAGGCGTTCGGCATCGCCGTCGCTTGCCGGCACGACGAGGCGGCGGCGGAGATTGCCACGCTGATGGTGGGTTACACCCAGTTGCGGCCCATCGCCGCCGATACCTGGACCGTGGTGGCCGAAGCACTGCTGCGCCGGATCGGCGGACACGATCAATTGTGGGGCTGGTTCTACAACAACCGCGGCATCGTTCGCAGCCTTCAGGGGCGACCGGAAGAAAGCCTCGAGGACCAGTACCTGGCCCTGCGCGCCAAGGAGAAGGTTCTGCAGCCCGATCACCCGGACATCGCCGTCACCGTGTGCAACATCGCCATCCGTCTGGACGATGCGGGGCGGCTGGACGAAGCGATCGAGCTCGGCCGGCGCGCGGTGGAGATCGGCGAGGCCGGCTTTGGTGGTGACCATCCACGCACGGCGCTTTTCCTGGCCAACTACAGCGAGCTTCTGGCGCACAGCGGGCGCGGCGCCGACAGCGCGCTGGCCGCCGCGCGTGCTCTGGACATCGTCGAACGGCAAGTTAATCCCGACAGCGTCCTGGTCTTCGTGGCCTTGACCTCGCTGGGCATCGCCCGGTTGATGGAAGGCAAGAACACCGAGGCGCTGGCGGCCCTCGAGCGCGCCGATCGGCTGGCTGATTCTGTCGCGCCATCGTCCGCGTACCGGGCGCAGGTGCGTTTCGCTTTGGGCCGCGCGCTGTGGGAAAGCGGCCGCGATCGCGCCAAGGCGCTGGCCCTGGCAGCGACGGCACGGCAGGACTACGAAGCCGCGGCGACCAGCGTGGTGGTCAGGCAGGAACTGGGTCAGATCGCGGCCTGGCTGGCCGAACGGGCGGCCGCGCCGATCGCCGCCCGACCGCCGCTGGTCGCTTCCAAACGTTGAACGTCAGGCGACCGCGGGCGCGGCTCTAGACCCGCGGGCGGCCTTTTCGCAGCAGCACCTCGACCCGGCCGGGCTTGAGCAGATCCGGCAGAGCGCCCACCCGCACGAATCCCTGCCGACGGTAGAACCGGCGCGCTGCCTGATTGTCGCGATCGAATGAAACATACAGCCAGCGGCGCGACGCAAGGGCGCGCGCCTCGATGTGGGCCATGAGCGCGCGCCCCACCCCGCGCCCGGCGGCCGACGAACGCACCGCCAAAAGCGCGATGAACGACCCCAGCAGAAAATTGCCCTGCACGACGACGATCCCTTGCACCGGGCCGCGCATCCTTGCCCGCGCCAGCCAGATCTCGTCGCTGTTCTGCGAGGCTACCCGCGCCAGCCAGCGGCCCAGCGCCGGCGCGCGATAGCCAAGGCCGCGCCAGGGATCCATCGCCGCGATCCAGCCGGCCTGCGCGCGGGCCACCGGGGCGCGGGCGCGGGCGACGAGCGGCGGGCGATCAGTCACCGGCCAAGCTGGTGCCATCCATCGACAGCGGCATCGGATCGTCGGGACCAAGCTCCGGCGCCACCGCCGGCGGCGGGGCCGCCAAAAGCTCGGACAGATGCACGAAGCGCAGGCCGCGCGCACGCAGCTCGCGCAAGATTCCCGGCAGCGCTTCGGCGGTGCGACGGGCGCGGCCGTTGATGTGGAAGATGACGATCGATCCGGGCTTGGTCTTGCGCAAGACGGTGCGGGTCATCTCCTCCGCCGTCACGGTGGCGCTGGGATCCCCGGACACCACGTCCCACAACACCGCCGGCAGCTTGCGATCCTGCAGCACGCCCAGCACGCGCGCGCTCCATTCGCCGAAGGGAGGGCGAAAGGCCACGCTCTTTTTTCCGTAACGCAACAGCGCCGCTTCCGTCTGATCGATCTCCTCGCCGATGCGGGCGGCGTTCAGGCGGCGCATGTGCGGGTGGTCGTACGAGTGATCGCCGAACTCGATCAGCGCCTCGGCGGCCAGCGCATCCATGGCCTCGGGATGCGTCTCCACCCAGCGGCCCGAAACGAAGATCGTGGCCGGCACGTTCTCGGCGCGCAGCAGATCGAAGATGGCCTGATCGAAGCCATTGTCCTGCGTGCGCGTGGCGCACGCGTCAAACGTGATCGCCACCGTCGGCTGATCGGTCGCCACGTGGGTGATGGGCGCGCGCAGGGCGTGGGCCGGCGGCAAGGGCCGAGCCGCCGGATCGATCGCCAATTGCGTGACGAAGGCGATCCCGAAAGAAATGGTTAGGGACATGCGAGCTAGCCCAAGTCCAGAAGCATGACGATCGCATCTTCCTGGTCCTCTGCATAGTAGTTCGGGCGCACGCCGATGGCGCGGAAGGCAAATCGCCGGTAAAGCCGCAGCGCCGCGCCGTTCGAACGGCGCACCTCCAGGGTCACGTACCGACACAGCTCGCGACGCGCAAAGTCGATCATGTGCGCCATCATCCGCGAAGCGTGGCCGGCGCGGCGGGCCTGCGGATGCGTGGCCAGGTTCAGCACGTGCACCTCGTCGGCCACCAGCCAGTAGTTGGCGAAGCCGACCACGTCGCCGCTCTGCACCTCGCGTACGATGTCGACGTGCGCCCAGTCGCGCGTCAGCTCCTCGAGGAAAACCTGGCGCGACCACGGAGAACGGAACGACACCCGTTCGATCTCCATCACCGCGTCGAGATCGGCCGCCTTCATCGGCTCGATCAGAAACGGCTGGGGGGCCTTGTTCAGCGCCATGACAACTCTAGAGCTCGGGCGGCGCCGACGTTATTCGGGGCCGTCCTCCGCCGCAACTTTGGCGGCGGGGACAGACGACGACGCCGCCGCGTGGGCGCGCGCCGCGGCCAGGATGGCCGCCCACAGACGCCCGACGTTTTCTCCCGAATCGGCCGACACCAGCAGCGGCGCCGCCCGCCCGGGCGCCGGCGCGCCGAACCACTCGCGGCAGCGGGTGCGCAAGGCCTGCTGCTCGCGGGCGTTCAGCTTGTCGACCTTGGTGAAGACCACCTGTGCCGGCACGCGCTCGGTGCCCAGCCAGTCGTAAAGCTGCCGCTCCTCGTCTTCGATCCCGCGGCG contains these protein-coding regions:
- a CDS encoding serine/threonine-protein kinase; its protein translation is MLERGAAIGRFFVLGLLGKGGMGEVYAAHDPELDRKVAIKLLRAGAASESPEGRLRLMREAQAIARVSHPSVVVVYDVGMFGERVFIAMELVEGHTLRFWAHAQHRPWPAVVDVFAAAGRGLAAAHERDLVHRDFKPDNVMITADGKVRVMDFGLVQMRGDRTGATPLPTAAAEARRTPSGFPAARPSLEMTEEDLLVTRPSILATTTPSSQPGGAIGLELTRDGTSMGTPAYMSPEQFRNQPTDARTDQFSFCVSLYETIYSERPFAGTNEAALADAVINEHVRSAPPGSDVPDWVRAALLRGLRADPDQRWPSMNALLDTLDKHPAIESRRRFLAAATDKLAGVWHLPGGAALDTLARREMRRAFLASGRSYAGTAFDHACAILDRYAQRWAQLYVESCEATHVRAEQSAEVLDLRMACLQEGLQDLAALVRMFRQATAAAVDNAVNAANALGNLERCENIELLRAVVRPPTDAATRERVESLRQRLADVRARGRVGRIAEALTAMAPLATEARAIGYGPLLADVLHACARLHEDQGATEEAARFSEEAFGIAVACRHDEAAAEIATLMVGYTQLRPIAADTWTVVAEALLRRIGGHDQLWGWFYNNRGIVRSLQGRPEESLEDQYLALRAKEKVLQPDHPDIAVTVCNIAIRLDDAGRLDEAIELGRRAVEIGEAGFGGDHPRTALFLANYSELLAHSGRGADSALAAARALDIVERQVNPDSVLVFVALTSLGIARLMEGKNTEALAALERADRLADSVAPSSAYRAQVRFALGRALWESGRDRAKALALAATARQDYEAAATSVVVRQELGQIAAWLAERAAAPIAARPPLVASKR
- a CDS encoding low affinity iron permease family protein — translated: MIPRRLPRTMRQRSKFGRLLERWSYQVTLWTGSSTAFALAVLVIVGWLVTGPIFRFSDTWQLVINTGTTIVTFLMVFLIQRSQNKDSLAIQLKLNELVAAMQGASNHLIDVEDLTEQELRALHRHYRKLAQIARQSGDVLASHSIEEAAQRARRKHQAPPGL
- a CDS encoding GNAT family N-acetyltransferase — protein: MTDRPPLVARARAPVARAQAGWIAAMDPWRGLGYRAPALGRWLARVASQNSDEIWLARARMRGPVQGIVVVQGNFLLGSFIALLAVRSSAAGRGVGRALMAHIEARALASRRWLYVSFDRDNQAARRFYRRQGFVRVGALPDLLKPGRVEVLLRKGRPRV
- a CDS encoding polysaccharide deacetylase family protein, which codes for MSLTISFGIAFVTQLAIDPAARPLPPAHALRAPITHVATDQPTVAITFDACATRTQDNGFDQAIFDLLRAENVPATIFVSGRWVETHPEAMDALAAEALIEFGDHSYDHPHMRRLNAARIGEEIDQTEAALLRYGKKSVAFRPPFGEWSARVLGVLQDRKLPAVLWDVVSGDPSATVTAEEMTRTVLRKTKPGSIVIFHINGRARRTAEALPGILRELRARGLRFVHLSELLAAPPPAVAPELGPDDPMPLSMDGTSLAGD
- the rimI gene encoding ribosomal protein S18-alanine N-acetyltransferase; translated protein: MALNKAPQPFLIEPMKAADLDAVMEIERVSFRSPWSRQVFLEELTRDWAHVDIVREVQSGDVVGFANYWLVADEVHVLNLATHPQARRAGHASRMMAHMIDFARRELCRYVTLEVRRSNGAALRLYRRFAFRAIGVRPNYYAEDQEDAIVMLLDLG